The proteins below come from a single Eucalyptus grandis isolate ANBG69807.140 chromosome 3, ASM1654582v1, whole genome shotgun sequence genomic window:
- the LOC104438615 gene encoding uncharacterized protein LOC104438615 isoform X1: protein MDGKSSSELSLPWFWIIEYLAKFEQVKPSLLHGIIKAAPELPAHLGKNMEEVVSLRCLEELCGFRNGSVNSTLSSLGSKAKIDTSKSCKNVLQYMFHNGSASDLEVTANELLKWDLHSFLMHKRTSMPKTALEELKDTILAGTHPHADFLNKEGRLADVCHLNRTVIHNGGHTGFTCAPDVGDTYAPNTVDEPNLVSRPTNHVEPLVGDDGIRMCLPAKRNNTDVHAENIERNCNKDQHHDAHSDAKRAKQQDSDEIKDREESPVVLTGRLGFERNDGCSDREMANLVKDHMGAVDDDQLLEGDGRHYVQPKTCDVLSDGMERGFSVNDPKRVHDSIEKTKNSESARASEWGQTFTSNAKDYVVHVVGEDVSSDGDEYRKEEMDVTMKKHEFLYSQSQCPSPRNAFVMVDWSEQNVCMKCNEGGQLLVCNTSSCPLMVHENCVGLSAMFDNNSLFYCPFCAYSIAISEYHDAKKEASSTRKNLSAFIRAGLKHHQENLDQMEQNLSGNGTSEIDRVNGHNEVDVNGCRFQGNDSDGEQTDPFQRCNDGDADLPIREEEEMVCGGASTDAVEFLEGKRNRENTSNLVETTPTLEKQKEENMMQERPSGQVVEREQDQVLENNLFINGTVAYKNTYIVPVNQRDEVRGEQDVLSKDATDTPDGGACANITAEETSEDEDNETSIANYRISFRGQRNLEEASANPLPMQNEAPLMGEEEQTPEPTLQPEPSSESPPSGQLRPSSPPLLSRHISRFPFRGRRCLKTYASSVVPRRSARIRSFAQPSPKRTEDNACEVIEID from the exons ATGGATGGCAAAAGCTCATCTGAGTTGAGCCTTCCCTGGTTCTGGATTATTGAGTATTTGGCAAAATTCGAGCAAGTTAAGCCATCCCTCTTACATG GTATCATTAAAGCGGCTCCAGAGTTACCTGCTCACTTGGGAAAAAATATGGAGGAAGTTGTTTCTTTGAGATGCTTGGAGGAGTTATGTGGTTTTAGAAATGGAAGTGTGAACAGTACTTTGTCCTCATTGGGATCAAAGGCGAAAATTGATACATCAAAGAGCTGCAAAAATGTCCTACAGTATATGTTCCATAAT GGCTCTGCATCTGATCTTGAAGTGACTGCAAATGAGTTGTTGAAATGGGACCTTCACTCATTTTTAATGCACAAGAGAACCTCTATGCCAAAAACTGCTCTAGAGGAG CTGAAAGATACAATACTTGCAGGTACTCATCCACATGCTGATTTTTTAAACAAAGAGGGTAGATTGGCAGATGTTTGTCATTTGAATAGGACTGTCATTCATAATGGTGGACATACTGGTTTTACATGTGCGCCTGATGTGGGAGACACATATGCTCCTAACACAGTTGATGAACCAAACTTGGTTTCTCGACCCACTAATCATGTGGAGCCCTTGGTAGGAGATGATGGTATTAGGATGTGTCTTCCCGCAAAGAGGAACAATACTGATGTTCATGCTGAAAATATCGAAAGGAATTGTAATAAGGATCAACATCATGATGCTCATTCAGATGCTAAAAGGGCCAAACAGCAAGATTCTGACGAAATAAAGGACAGAGAAGAATCACCAGTTGTTCTAACTGGAAGATTAGGTTTCGAGAGAAATGATGGATGTTCTGATAGAGAGATGGCTAACCTTGTCAAGGATCATATGGGGGCTGTGGATGACGACCAGTTGTTAGAGGGAGATGGGAGGCATTATGTTCAGCCAAAGACTTGTGATGTACTTTCCGACGGAATGGAGCGGGGGTTTTCCGTTAATGATCCCAAACGCGTCCATGACTCCatagagaaaacaaagaacagCGAATCAGCTCGAGCATCGGAGTGGGGGCAGACTTTTACCAGTAACGCAAAAGATTACGTGGTCCACGTTGTTGGGGAGGATGTGTCCAGTGATGGTGATGAATATAGAAAAGAGGAGATGGATGTTACGATGAAAAAGCATGAATTCTTATACTCTCAGTCTCAGTGTCCATCACCTCGCAATGCGTTTGTAATGGTTGATTGGAGTGAGCAAAATGTTTGTATGAAGTGTAATGAAGGTGGTCAATTGTTAGTTTGTAACACCAGCAGTTGCCCTTTGATGGTTCACGAGAACTGTGTGGGCTTATCAGCTATGTTTGACAACAACAGTCTGTTTTACTGTCCATTTTGTGCATATTCTATTGCCATTTCTGAATATCATGATGCCAAGAAGGAGGCCTCTTCGACAAGAAAAAACTTATCTGCCTTTATTCGTGCTGGACTCAAGCACCACCAAGAGAATTTGGATCAGATGGAACAGAATCTGTCAGGAAATGGAACTAGTGAGATTGATAGAGTAAATGGACATAATGAAGTGGATGTGAATGGCTGTCGTTTTCAGGGGAATGATAGTGATGGAGAACAAACTGATCCTTTTCAGCGATGTAATGATGGTGATGCTGATTTACCAAttagagaagaggaagaaatggtCTGTGGTGGAGCTTCTACCGATGCTGTGGAATTCTTGGAAGGGAAAAGGAATAGGGAAAACACATCGAACCTGGTTGAGACAACTCCTACTCTGGAAAAGCAGAAGGAAGAGAACATGATGCAAGAACGACCGTCAGGGCAAGTAGTTGAAAGAGAACAGGACCAAGTATTGGAAAACAACCTGTTCATTAATGGAACTGTTGCTTATAAGAACACTTATATTGTCCCTGTGAATCAGAGAGATGAAGTTAGAGGTGAGCAAGATGTTCTCAGTAAGGATGCCACTGATACACCTGATGGAGGTGCTTGTGCTAATATTACTGCAGAGGAAACTTCCGAAGATGAAGATAATGAAACATCCATAGCCAATTACAGAATCAGTTTCCGAGGGCAAAGAAATCTGGA GGAAGCCTCTGCAAATCCTCTCCCTATGCAAAATGAAGCTCCCTTGATGGGGGAGGAGGAACAGACTCCAGAG CCTACTTTACAGCCAGAACCAAGTTCGGAGTCTCCACCTTCTGGACAGCTCAGACCTTCTTCCCCACCATTACTGTCTAGACACATCTCAAGATTCCCATTTAGGGGAAGGAGGTGTTTGAAGACTTATGCAAGTTCTGTGGTCCCTAGAAGAAGTGCAAGAATCAGATCATTTGCTCAGCCAAGTCCAAAAAGGACCGAAGACAATGCATGTGAAGTTATAGAAATAGATTGA
- the LOC104438615 gene encoding uncharacterized protein LOC104438615 isoform X3 codes for MGPSLIFNAQENLYAKNCSRGGTHPHADFLNKEGRLADVCHLNRTVIHNGGHTGFTCAPDVGDTYAPNTVDEPNLVSRPTNHVEPLVGDDGIRMCLPAKRNNTDVHAENIERNCNKDQHHDAHSDAKRAKQQDSDEIKDREESPVVLTGRLGFERNDGCSDREMANLVKDHMGAVDDDQLLEGDGRHYVQPKTCDVLSDGMERGFSVNDPKRVHDSIEKTKNSESARASEWGQTFTSNAKDYVVHVVGEDVSSDGDEYRKEEMDVTMKKHEFLYSQSQCPSPRNAFVMVDWSEQNVCMKCNEGGQLLVCNTSSCPLMVHENCVGLSAMFDNNSLFYCPFCAYSIAISEYHDAKKEASSTRKNLSAFIRAGLKHHQENLDQMEQNLSGNGTSEIDRVNGHNEVDVNGCRFQGNDSDGEQTDPFQRCNDGDADLPIREEEEMVCGGASTDAVEFLEGKRNRENTSNLVETTPTLEKQKEENMMQERPSGQVVEREQDQVLENNLFINGTVAYKNTYIVPVNQRDEVRGEQDVLSKDATDTPDGGACANITAEETSEDEDNETSIANYRISFRGQRNLEEASANPLPMQNEAPLMGEEEQTPEPTLQPEPSSESPPSGQLRPSSPPLLSRHISRFPFRGRRCLKTYASSVVPRRSARIRSFAQPSPKRTEDNACEVIEID; via the exons ATGGGACCTTCACTCATTTTTAATGCACAAGAGAACCTCTATGCCAAAAACTGCTCTAGAGGAG GTACTCATCCACATGCTGATTTTTTAAACAAAGAGGGTAGATTGGCAGATGTTTGTCATTTGAATAGGACTGTCATTCATAATGGTGGACATACTGGTTTTACATGTGCGCCTGATGTGGGAGACACATATGCTCCTAACACAGTTGATGAACCAAACTTGGTTTCTCGACCCACTAATCATGTGGAGCCCTTGGTAGGAGATGATGGTATTAGGATGTGTCTTCCCGCAAAGAGGAACAATACTGATGTTCATGCTGAAAATATCGAAAGGAATTGTAATAAGGATCAACATCATGATGCTCATTCAGATGCTAAAAGGGCCAAACAGCAAGATTCTGACGAAATAAAGGACAGAGAAGAATCACCAGTTGTTCTAACTGGAAGATTAGGTTTCGAGAGAAATGATGGATGTTCTGATAGAGAGATGGCTAACCTTGTCAAGGATCATATGGGGGCTGTGGATGACGACCAGTTGTTAGAGGGAGATGGGAGGCATTATGTTCAGCCAAAGACTTGTGATGTACTTTCCGACGGAATGGAGCGGGGGTTTTCCGTTAATGATCCCAAACGCGTCCATGACTCCatagagaaaacaaagaacagCGAATCAGCTCGAGCATCGGAGTGGGGGCAGACTTTTACCAGTAACGCAAAAGATTACGTGGTCCACGTTGTTGGGGAGGATGTGTCCAGTGATGGTGATGAATATAGAAAAGAGGAGATGGATGTTACGATGAAAAAGCATGAATTCTTATACTCTCAGTCTCAGTGTCCATCACCTCGCAATGCGTTTGTAATGGTTGATTGGAGTGAGCAAAATGTTTGTATGAAGTGTAATGAAGGTGGTCAATTGTTAGTTTGTAACACCAGCAGTTGCCCTTTGATGGTTCACGAGAACTGTGTGGGCTTATCAGCTATGTTTGACAACAACAGTCTGTTTTACTGTCCATTTTGTGCATATTCTATTGCCATTTCTGAATATCATGATGCCAAGAAGGAGGCCTCTTCGACAAGAAAAAACTTATCTGCCTTTATTCGTGCTGGACTCAAGCACCACCAAGAGAATTTGGATCAGATGGAACAGAATCTGTCAGGAAATGGAACTAGTGAGATTGATAGAGTAAATGGACATAATGAAGTGGATGTGAATGGCTGTCGTTTTCAGGGGAATGATAGTGATGGAGAACAAACTGATCCTTTTCAGCGATGTAATGATGGTGATGCTGATTTACCAAttagagaagaggaagaaatggtCTGTGGTGGAGCTTCTACCGATGCTGTGGAATTCTTGGAAGGGAAAAGGAATAGGGAAAACACATCGAACCTGGTTGAGACAACTCCTACTCTGGAAAAGCAGAAGGAAGAGAACATGATGCAAGAACGACCGTCAGGGCAAGTAGTTGAAAGAGAACAGGACCAAGTATTGGAAAACAACCTGTTCATTAATGGAACTGTTGCTTATAAGAACACTTATATTGTCCCTGTGAATCAGAGAGATGAAGTTAGAGGTGAGCAAGATGTTCTCAGTAAGGATGCCACTGATACACCTGATGGAGGTGCTTGTGCTAATATTACTGCAGAGGAAACTTCCGAAGATGAAGATAATGAAACATCCATAGCCAATTACAGAATCAGTTTCCGAGGGCAAAGAAATCTGGA GGAAGCCTCTGCAAATCCTCTCCCTATGCAAAATGAAGCTCCCTTGATGGGGGAGGAGGAACAGACTCCAGAG CCTACTTTACAGCCAGAACCAAGTTCGGAGTCTCCACCTTCTGGACAGCTCAGACCTTCTTCCCCACCATTACTGTCTAGACACATCTCAAGATTCCCATTTAGGGGAAGGAGGTGTTTGAAGACTTATGCAAGTTCTGTGGTCCCTAGAAGAAGTGCAAGAATCAGATCATTTGCTCAGCCAAGTCCAAAAAGGACCGAAGACAATGCATGTGAAGTTATAGAAATAGATTGA
- the LOC104438615 gene encoding uncharacterized protein LOC104438615 isoform X2 — MEEVVSLRCLEELCGFRNGSVNSTLSSLGSKAKIDTSKSCKNVLQYMFHNGSASDLEVTANELLKWDLHSFLMHKRTSMPKTALEELKDTILAGTHPHADFLNKEGRLADVCHLNRTVIHNGGHTGFTCAPDVGDTYAPNTVDEPNLVSRPTNHVEPLVGDDGIRMCLPAKRNNTDVHAENIERNCNKDQHHDAHSDAKRAKQQDSDEIKDREESPVVLTGRLGFERNDGCSDREMANLVKDHMGAVDDDQLLEGDGRHYVQPKTCDVLSDGMERGFSVNDPKRVHDSIEKTKNSESARASEWGQTFTSNAKDYVVHVVGEDVSSDGDEYRKEEMDVTMKKHEFLYSQSQCPSPRNAFVMVDWSEQNVCMKCNEGGQLLVCNTSSCPLMVHENCVGLSAMFDNNSLFYCPFCAYSIAISEYHDAKKEASSTRKNLSAFIRAGLKHHQENLDQMEQNLSGNGTSEIDRVNGHNEVDVNGCRFQGNDSDGEQTDPFQRCNDGDADLPIREEEEMVCGGASTDAVEFLEGKRNRENTSNLVETTPTLEKQKEENMMQERPSGQVVEREQDQVLENNLFINGTVAYKNTYIVPVNQRDEVRGEQDVLSKDATDTPDGGACANITAEETSEDEDNETSIANYRISFRGQRNLEEASANPLPMQNEAPLMGEEEQTPEPTLQPEPSSESPPSGQLRPSSPPLLSRHISRFPFRGRRCLKTYASSVVPRRSARIRSFAQPSPKRTEDNACEVIEID, encoded by the exons ATGGAGGAAGTTGTTTCTTTGAGATGCTTGGAGGAGTTATGTGGTTTTAGAAATGGAAGTGTGAACAGTACTTTGTCCTCATTGGGATCAAAGGCGAAAATTGATACATCAAAGAGCTGCAAAAATGTCCTACAGTATATGTTCCATAAT GGCTCTGCATCTGATCTTGAAGTGACTGCAAATGAGTTGTTGAAATGGGACCTTCACTCATTTTTAATGCACAAGAGAACCTCTATGCCAAAAACTGCTCTAGAGGAG CTGAAAGATACAATACTTGCAGGTACTCATCCACATGCTGATTTTTTAAACAAAGAGGGTAGATTGGCAGATGTTTGTCATTTGAATAGGACTGTCATTCATAATGGTGGACATACTGGTTTTACATGTGCGCCTGATGTGGGAGACACATATGCTCCTAACACAGTTGATGAACCAAACTTGGTTTCTCGACCCACTAATCATGTGGAGCCCTTGGTAGGAGATGATGGTATTAGGATGTGTCTTCCCGCAAAGAGGAACAATACTGATGTTCATGCTGAAAATATCGAAAGGAATTGTAATAAGGATCAACATCATGATGCTCATTCAGATGCTAAAAGGGCCAAACAGCAAGATTCTGACGAAATAAAGGACAGAGAAGAATCACCAGTTGTTCTAACTGGAAGATTAGGTTTCGAGAGAAATGATGGATGTTCTGATAGAGAGATGGCTAACCTTGTCAAGGATCATATGGGGGCTGTGGATGACGACCAGTTGTTAGAGGGAGATGGGAGGCATTATGTTCAGCCAAAGACTTGTGATGTACTTTCCGACGGAATGGAGCGGGGGTTTTCCGTTAATGATCCCAAACGCGTCCATGACTCCatagagaaaacaaagaacagCGAATCAGCTCGAGCATCGGAGTGGGGGCAGACTTTTACCAGTAACGCAAAAGATTACGTGGTCCACGTTGTTGGGGAGGATGTGTCCAGTGATGGTGATGAATATAGAAAAGAGGAGATGGATGTTACGATGAAAAAGCATGAATTCTTATACTCTCAGTCTCAGTGTCCATCACCTCGCAATGCGTTTGTAATGGTTGATTGGAGTGAGCAAAATGTTTGTATGAAGTGTAATGAAGGTGGTCAATTGTTAGTTTGTAACACCAGCAGTTGCCCTTTGATGGTTCACGAGAACTGTGTGGGCTTATCAGCTATGTTTGACAACAACAGTCTGTTTTACTGTCCATTTTGTGCATATTCTATTGCCATTTCTGAATATCATGATGCCAAGAAGGAGGCCTCTTCGACAAGAAAAAACTTATCTGCCTTTATTCGTGCTGGACTCAAGCACCACCAAGAGAATTTGGATCAGATGGAACAGAATCTGTCAGGAAATGGAACTAGTGAGATTGATAGAGTAAATGGACATAATGAAGTGGATGTGAATGGCTGTCGTTTTCAGGGGAATGATAGTGATGGAGAACAAACTGATCCTTTTCAGCGATGTAATGATGGTGATGCTGATTTACCAAttagagaagaggaagaaatggtCTGTGGTGGAGCTTCTACCGATGCTGTGGAATTCTTGGAAGGGAAAAGGAATAGGGAAAACACATCGAACCTGGTTGAGACAACTCCTACTCTGGAAAAGCAGAAGGAAGAGAACATGATGCAAGAACGACCGTCAGGGCAAGTAGTTGAAAGAGAACAGGACCAAGTATTGGAAAACAACCTGTTCATTAATGGAACTGTTGCTTATAAGAACACTTATATTGTCCCTGTGAATCAGAGAGATGAAGTTAGAGGTGAGCAAGATGTTCTCAGTAAGGATGCCACTGATACACCTGATGGAGGTGCTTGTGCTAATATTACTGCAGAGGAAACTTCCGAAGATGAAGATAATGAAACATCCATAGCCAATTACAGAATCAGTTTCCGAGGGCAAAGAAATCTGGA GGAAGCCTCTGCAAATCCTCTCCCTATGCAAAATGAAGCTCCCTTGATGGGGGAGGAGGAACAGACTCCAGAG CCTACTTTACAGCCAGAACCAAGTTCGGAGTCTCCACCTTCTGGACAGCTCAGACCTTCTTCCCCACCATTACTGTCTAGACACATCTCAAGATTCCCATTTAGGGGAAGGAGGTGTTTGAAGACTTATGCAAGTTCTGTGGTCCCTAGAAGAAGTGCAAGAATCAGATCATTTGCTCAGCCAAGTCCAAAAAGGACCGAAGACAATGCATGTGAAGTTATAGAAATAGATTGA